In Verrucomicrobiota bacterium, a single window of DNA contains:
- a CDS encoding uroporphyrinogen decarboxylase family protein — protein sequence MITSRERVLAALRHEQPDRTPRDFWAEPPTMKRLFAHLGHEDKDRLLDSLGVDVRHLEAPTPTERALGNGVFQNYWGERYIYNQTPWGPMREDTRGTLADARSLAELEAFDWPTPDCLDRSRLKEQCQRYEQHALLYGFADIWQRPALVRGWEDMFLDMAERPEWVHFLGRKFTDFYLEDYTRAAEITGGRIDLYLVISDLGTQYGPMISSAMFRQFIAPYLKEIVDRIHHLGGRAMFHSCGTVRMFIPDLIQLGVDVLDPIQPTGPEMQPEGLKRDFGDRLTFHGGMDMQHLLPHGTPAQVEAEARHYCETLGSGGGYILGPAHLFQPDVPPENILAVYRGAA from the coding sequence TTGGGCGGAACCGCCCACCATGAAACGTTTGTTCGCCCACCTTGGGCATGAGGACAAGGACCGGCTCCTCGACTCACTGGGCGTGGACGTGCGGCATCTTGAAGCTCCCACGCCAACGGAGCGCGCTCTGGGTAACGGCGTGTTTCAAAATTACTGGGGTGAACGTTACATCTATAACCAGACTCCGTGGGGACCAATGCGGGAAGATACCCGGGGTACATTGGCAGATGCCCGCAGTCTTGCGGAACTGGAAGCGTTCGACTGGCCAACGCCGGATTGCCTCGACCGCTCGCGCCTCAAAGAACAGTGCCAACGCTATGAGCAACATGCGTTGCTCTACGGTTTCGCCGACATTTGGCAGCGCCCGGCGTTGGTGCGCGGTTGGGAAGACATGTTTCTGGACATGGCGGAGCGTCCGGAATGGGTTCATTTCCTCGGGCGCAAGTTCACCGATTTTTACCTGGAGGATTATACGCGCGCCGCCGAGATTACCGGTGGACGCATAGACCTTTACCTCGTCATCAGCGACTTGGGAACCCAATACGGGCCAATGATCTCGTCTGCCATGTTCCGGCAGTTTATTGCGCCCTACTTGAAAGAGATAGTGGACCGCATCCACCACTTGGGCGGACGGGCCATGTTCCATAGCTGTGGTACGGTGCGGATGTTTATTCCTGATCTCATCCAGTTGGGGGTGGATGTGCTGGACCCCATCCAGCCCACCGGCCCGGAAATGCAACCGGAGGGCCTAAAACGCGATTTCGGCGACCGTTTGACGTTTCACGGCGGGATGGATATGCAACATCTTCTGCCGCACGGCACTCCAGCACAAGTCGAAGCCGAGGCGCGCCATTACTGTGAAACACTAGGGTCCGGTGGCGGGTATATCCTCGGTCCGGCACACCTCTTCCAACCCGATGTGCCACCCGAGAATATTCTGGCGGTGTATCGTGGTGCGGCATAG